A single region of the Neodiprion pinetum isolate iyNeoPine1 chromosome 5, iyNeoPine1.2, whole genome shotgun sequence genome encodes:
- the LOC124218512 gene encoding general transcription factor II-I repeat domain-containing protein 2-like encodes MDDHVAKKQKKDPNYDTAWLTDFFVAKHEDTSMCLLCGLIFQLNDQVKIKNHFNACHSEYDNDFPKDSRDRSTKICSLLKCYPMLPKPQYGTVVMLDNMFTETDKSALEFSYKVAYLLARSERPPDDGSKFAEDLIYLFINYACNQDNEVKTGLMKKLHNVQLSVPTMQIRVHAIRAEILKQIDADLERCEWFSLQLSKYESINTASPPLCSVYVRMVFQDFNITEELLKVIPLNAMKLKDQDGFEKLKNFLTSKKIQLKKLVAVTASTACKEFIQCFKDDSDFSHVLTFNCITEELVLAASALQMSWVFNPIVNIVNTIRGSVHLKATGILPELLTEIEAIPKDSLSSKEESMLFEGRLLIKRFQEDLPQVRAFLQSKRELWKYPELQIKEWQMDLAFAVDISQHLHNLKVQLEGKSVVEPQIFNLYEYVKCFQQTVGLYAEHLHKNKLSANIFKHLTKTVDEMDSAIIFNGERFARHLEILKASFESRFKDFKYVEKIVKYFSCPIFNCDDTVEQEITSEIYNVFPDLSDPFLISREVVSIAHDENARRMLFSIAQDGKNIEHFWSALNQDEYQTLVKTFRRLMSCFGFTQLSRNLFSSMERIKSSLRSRTATDKYLNDVLTISSTSYRPDIEKLCETN; translated from the coding sequence ATGGATGATCACGTTGcaaaaaaacagaagaaagacCCGAATTACGACACTGCGTGGTTGACTGATTTTTTTGTCGCTAAACATGAGGACACTTCCATGTGTCTTTTATGcggtttaatttttcaacttaatgatcaagtaaaaatcaaaaaccacTTCAATGCTTGTCACAGTGAATACGACAATGACTTTCCGAAAGATTCCAGAGATCGTTCGACGAAAATTTGTAGTCTACTTAAGTGCTACCCTATGCTTCCAAAACCTCAATACGGCACGGTGGTAATGCTTGACAATATGTTTACTGAAACTGACAAATCGGCTCTGGAATTCTCTTATAAAGTCGCTTACTTGCTGGCTCGATCTGAAAGACCACCCGACGACGGATCAAAGTTTGCCGAGGATCTGATCTACCTGTTTATTAACTACGCGTGCAACCAAGACAATGAAGTCAAAACAGGActcatgaaaaaattgcacaatGTACAGCTCTCCGTTCCGACAATGCAAATCAGAGTCCATGCGATCAGAGCTGAAATATTGAAGCAGATTGATGCCGATTTGGAAAGATGCGAATGGTTCTCGTTGCAGCTCAGCAAATATGAAAGTATAAACACGGCAAGCCCGCCTCTGTGCAGTGTCTATGTACGAATGGTATTTCAAGATTTCAATATAACCGAGGAACTACTCAAAGTGATTCCCTTAAATGCGATGAAACTAAAAGATCAGGATGGGTTTGAAAAACTAAAGAATTTTCTCACTAGCAAGAAGAttcagttgaaaaaattggtcGCTGTAACTGCATCCACAGCGTGTAAAGAGTTTATTCAATGCTTCAAGGATGATTCAGACTTTTCGCACGTGCTAACATTTAACTGTATCACCGAAGAGCTGGTTTTGGCTGCCAGCGCTCTGCAGATGTCGTGGGTTTTCAACCCGATCGTCAACATTGTGAACACTATTCGAGGCTCGGTGCACCTTAAGGCCACGGGAATCTTGCCAGAATTGTTGACGGAGATCGAAGCAATTCCTAAAGATTCTTTGAGCTCTAAGGAAGAATCAATGTTGTTCGAAGGGAGACTGTTAATCAAAAGGTTTCAGGAAGATCTGCCGCAGGTGAGAGCTTTCTTACAGTCGAAGAGAGAACTTTGGAAGTACCCTGAACTCCAAATCAAGGAGTGGCAAATGGATTTGGCATTTGCAGTCGATATCAGTCAGCATCTACATAACTTGAAAGTGCAGTTAGAAGGGAAAAGTGTGGTTGAgccgcaaattttcaatctataCGAGTATGTGAAGTGCTTCCAACAAACAGTAGGGCTGTATGCCGAACACTTGCACAAAAATAAACTGtctgcaaatatttttaaacacttGACCAAGACCGTGGATGAAATGGACTCAGCGATAATTTTCAATGGAGAGCGCTTTGCTCGACATTTGGAGATACTTAAAGCATCGTTCGAGTCAAGATTCAAAGACTTCAAATATGTAGAGAAAATCGTCAAATATTTCAGTTGTCCCATTTTTAACTGTGATGACACTGTAGAGCAGGAAATTACTTCCGAAATTTACAATGTCTTTCCTGATTTGTCGGACCCATTTCTCATTTCCAGGGAAGTTGTTAGCATCGCCCATGACGAAAACGCTCGACGAATGTTATTTTCAATAGCTCaagatggtaaaaatattgagcATTTTTGGTCTGCACTTAATCAGGATGAATACCAAACTCTTGTAAAGACTTTCAGAAGATTAATGTCCTGCTTTGGTTTTACTCAGTTGTCTCGAAATCTATTTTCCTCCATGGAACGCATCAAGTCATCGCTGAGGTCGCGAACTGCAaccgataaatatttaaatgatgTATTAACCATTTCTTCAACTTCTTACCGTCCGGACATAGAGAAATTATGTgaaacaaattaa